The following coding sequences lie in one Rutidosis leptorrhynchoides isolate AG116_Rl617_1_P2 chromosome 6, CSIRO_AGI_Rlap_v1, whole genome shotgun sequence genomic window:
- the LOC139852897 gene encoding molybdate transporter 1 isoform X2, producing MESNDHHQSPPQTTPTTSLAKNFKNNLVFRSKWAELNGAMGDLGTYIPIVLALTLASHLNLGTTLIFTGVYNFVTGAFYGVPMPVQPMKSIAAAALSDPDFGIPEVMAAGICTGAILFILGVTGLMRLAYRLIPLPIVRGIQLAQGLNFAMTAVKYIRKVQDFSKSKSKGNRDWLGLDGLVLAIVCVCFIAVVNGAGEEHKDEDEDDEENQNKNKNGSKWRSILAVLPSAFIVFLIGVILAIAREPKVVKGFKFGPSEIQIYFFFEKQGKFIQIIKITKSAWRKGFVKGTIPQLPLSILNSVIAVCKLSTDLFPEKTVTATSLSMTVGLMNIVGCWFGAMPCCHGAGGLAGQYKFGGRSGACVALLGVTKLVLGLLLGSSIVKILTAFPVGVLGCLLLYAGIELAMCARDMTSKEDSFVVLVCTAVSLVGSSAALGFVAGVVMHLILRLRRLVSYVTLEKSVGCKDLNLTHK from the coding sequence ATGGAGTCCAATGACCACCACCAATCCCCACCACAAACCACCCCAACAACATCactagccaaaaacttcaaaaacaaTCTAGTTTTCCGGTCAAAATGGGCAGAGCTAAATGGTGCAATGGGCGACTTAGGCACATACATACCCATAGTCCTAGCATTAACACTTGCTAGCCACCTTAATCTGGGTACAACACTGATCTTCACCGGTGTCTACAACTTTGTAACCGGAGCGTTTTACGGTGTCCCCATGCCGGTCCAACCCATGAAATCGATTGCAGCCGCGGCTTTATCCGACCCGGATTTTGGGATTCCAGAGGTTATGGCTGCTGGTATTTGTACGGGTGCGATTTTATTTATATTGGGTGTGACTGGACTTATGCGGTTAGCTTATAGACTAATTCCGTTGCCAATTGTTAGGGGAATTCAGTTAGCACAGGGTTTGAATTTTGCTATGACTGCGGTTAAGTATATACGAAAAGTTCAAGACTTTTCGAAATCGAAGTCTAAAGGGAATCGAGATTGGTTAGGTCTTGATGGATTGGTTTTAGCAATTGTTTGTGTTTGTTTTATTGCAGTTGTTAATGGTGCAGGGGAAGAAcacaaagatgaagatgaagatgatgaagaaaatcagaataaaaataaaaatggaagtaaATGGAGATCAATTTTAGCAGTTTTGCCCTCTGCTTTTATTGTGTTCTTGATAGGGGTAATTTTGGCAATTGCAAGAGAACCTAAAGTGGTTAAAGGGTTTAAATTTGGGCCTTCtgaaatacaaatatattttttttttgaaaagcaaggtaAATTTATACAAATTATAAAGATCACCAAAAGTGCTTGGAGAAAAGGATTTGTCAAGGGTACAATTCCGCAATTGCCCTTGTCGATTCTCAACTCGGTTATCGCGGTGTGCAAATTATCAACTGATCTTTTTCCAGAGAAAACAGTTACGGCTACGTCGCTTTCTATGACGGTCGGGTTAATGAACATAGTCGGGTGTTGGTTCGGTGCAATGCCGTGTTGTCATGGGGCGGGTGGGTTAGCTGGTCAATACAAGTTTGGCGGGCGAAGTGGTGCGTGTGTAGCCTTACTTGGTGTAACCAAGTTGGTTTTGGGCTTGTTGTTAGGTAGCTCTATTGTTAAGATTCTAACTGCGTTTCCGGTTGGGGTTTTAGGATGTTTGTTGTTGTATGCGGGTATTGAGTTAGCCATGTGTGCTAGGGACATGACGTCGAAAGAAGATTCTTTTGTCGTGCTTGTTTGCACTGCGGTTTCATTAGTTGGATCGAGTGCCGCGTTAGGATTTGTGGCGGGCGTTGTGATGCATCTAATACTCAGGCTTAGAAGATTGGTTAGTTATG
- the LOC139852897 gene encoding molybdate transporter 1 isoform X1, with protein MESNDHHQSPPQTTPTTSLAKNFKNNLVFRSKWAELNGAMGDLGTYIPIVLALTLASHLNLGTTLIFTGVYNFVTGAFYGVPMPVQPMKSIAAAALSDPDFGIPEVMAAGICTGAILFILGVTGLMRLAYRLIPLPIVRGIQLAQGLNFAMTAVKYIRKVQDFSKSKSKGNRDWLGLDGLVLAIVCVCFIAVVNGAGEEHKDEDEDDEENQNKNKNGSKWRSILAVLPSAFIVFLIGVILAIAREPKVVKGFKFGPSEIQIYFFFEKQGKFIQIIKITKSAWRKGFVKGTIPQLPLSILNSVIAVCKLSTDLFPEKTVTATSLSMTVGLMNIVGCWFGAMPCCHGAGGLAGQYKFGGRSGACVALLGVTKLVLGLLLGSSIVKILTAFPVGVLGCLLLYAGIELAMCARDMTSKEDSFVVLVCTAVSLVGSSAALGFVAGVVMHLILRLRRLVSYDFIFLWVRVRGDNMHIFRGKSYVQ; from the coding sequence ATGGAGTCCAATGACCACCACCAATCCCCACCACAAACCACCCCAACAACATCactagccaaaaacttcaaaaacaaTCTAGTTTTCCGGTCAAAATGGGCAGAGCTAAATGGTGCAATGGGCGACTTAGGCACATACATACCCATAGTCCTAGCATTAACACTTGCTAGCCACCTTAATCTGGGTACAACACTGATCTTCACCGGTGTCTACAACTTTGTAACCGGAGCGTTTTACGGTGTCCCCATGCCGGTCCAACCCATGAAATCGATTGCAGCCGCGGCTTTATCCGACCCGGATTTTGGGATTCCAGAGGTTATGGCTGCTGGTATTTGTACGGGTGCGATTTTATTTATATTGGGTGTGACTGGACTTATGCGGTTAGCTTATAGACTAATTCCGTTGCCAATTGTTAGGGGAATTCAGTTAGCACAGGGTTTGAATTTTGCTATGACTGCGGTTAAGTATATACGAAAAGTTCAAGACTTTTCGAAATCGAAGTCTAAAGGGAATCGAGATTGGTTAGGTCTTGATGGATTGGTTTTAGCAATTGTTTGTGTTTGTTTTATTGCAGTTGTTAATGGTGCAGGGGAAGAAcacaaagatgaagatgaagatgatgaagaaaatcagaataaaaataaaaatggaagtaaATGGAGATCAATTTTAGCAGTTTTGCCCTCTGCTTTTATTGTGTTCTTGATAGGGGTAATTTTGGCAATTGCAAGAGAACCTAAAGTGGTTAAAGGGTTTAAATTTGGGCCTTCtgaaatacaaatatattttttttttgaaaagcaaggtaAATTTATACAAATTATAAAGATCACCAAAAGTGCTTGGAGAAAAGGATTTGTCAAGGGTACAATTCCGCAATTGCCCTTGTCGATTCTCAACTCGGTTATCGCGGTGTGCAAATTATCAACTGATCTTTTTCCAGAGAAAACAGTTACGGCTACGTCGCTTTCTATGACGGTCGGGTTAATGAACATAGTCGGGTGTTGGTTCGGTGCAATGCCGTGTTGTCATGGGGCGGGTGGGTTAGCTGGTCAATACAAGTTTGGCGGGCGAAGTGGTGCGTGTGTAGCCTTACTTGGTGTAACCAAGTTGGTTTTGGGCTTGTTGTTAGGTAGCTCTATTGTTAAGATTCTAACTGCGTTTCCGGTTGGGGTTTTAGGATGTTTGTTGTTGTATGCGGGTATTGAGTTAGCCATGTGTGCTAGGGACATGACGTCGAAAGAAGATTCTTTTGTCGTGCTTGTTTGCACTGCGGTTTCATTAGTTGGATCGAGTGCCGCGTTAGGATTTGTGGCGGGCGTTGTGATGCATCTAATACTCAGGCTTAGAAGATTGGTTAGTTATG